The proteins below are encoded in one region of Arenibacter algicola:
- a CDS encoding serine hydrolase domain-containing protein → MKPTIVTLVNILFFYFSLAQEFKGYTLDEIQAIHVEFDIHQQSNKGGDFTRYINSHMSEFWPHQILSRSGPIRQLGYHLREDVEKFVTETKEGSIPLEEYIKSPLVDGMIILHKGKIVFEEYPNMKDYYKHHSYSVTKPYVSTLIGLLEMEGKIEVHKTVSEYLTELKGTDWGEVPIIDVLDMTSGMGIDDNLFAQIFFNENGWIGNDNSKGGPSDQLAPAKKTGPSGQIYEYFSLNTEVLGWIIERITNRTAIQLMEECIWQKMGAESDALMFLPNANDRMYMGGLSAILRDHARFGLLFTPSGRIAPYNFIPDAYIKKIQQGGRPEIIKKSGPINLFIYDDPITAEHLVDGEPPRHSTYQWDIVMSDGDFFKEGGGGQGLYISPSRDLVIAYFGTRNFDSDGNLLINNLHQISRQLAKSGLFDK, encoded by the coding sequence ATGAAACCTACAATAGTGACTCTTGTGAATATACTTTTCTTTTATTTTTCTCTTGCACAGGAGTTTAAAGGTTACACTTTGGATGAAATACAAGCCATTCATGTCGAATTTGATATCCATCAACAATCGAATAAAGGTGGGGATTTCACTCGATATATCAATTCACATATGTCTGAATTTTGGCCCCATCAGATCCTTAGCCGATCTGGCCCTATCCGGCAATTGGGCTATCATTTGAGGGAGGATGTCGAAAAATTCGTTACTGAGACCAAAGAAGGATCTATCCCACTAGAGGAGTATATAAAAAGTCCTTTGGTAGATGGCATGATAATTTTGCATAAGGGCAAAATCGTGTTTGAAGAATATCCTAACATGAAGGATTACTACAAGCATCACAGTTACTCGGTTACCAAACCATATGTTTCAACTCTTATTGGTTTGCTGGAGATGGAAGGTAAGATAGAAGTTCATAAAACAGTATCGGAATATTTAACAGAACTTAAAGGCACTGACTGGGGAGAAGTTCCCATTATTGATGTTCTGGACATGACTTCAGGAATGGGGATTGACGATAATCTTTTTGCACAAATATTCTTTAACGAGAATGGCTGGATCGGTAATGACAATTCTAAAGGTGGACCGTCGGACCAACTTGCTCCTGCCAAAAAGACGGGGCCTTCTGGGCAGATTTATGAATACTTCTCGCTAAATACTGAAGTTTTGGGATGGATCATCGAGCGAATTACAAATAGAACAGCTATTCAGCTGATGGAAGAATGTATATGGCAAAAAATGGGTGCAGAATCCGATGCACTGATGTTTTTACCGAATGCGAATGACAGGATGTATATGGGAGGTTTAAGTGCCATTTTACGAGATCATGCCCGTTTTGGACTGTTATTCACTCCATCGGGTAGAATTGCTCCCTATAATTTTATACCAGATGCTTACATTAAGAAAATACAACAGGGTGGCCGACCTGAAATTATAAAAAAATCAGGCCCAATTAATCTATTTATTTATGATGATCCAATTACTGCTGAACATTTAGTAGATGGCGAGCCTCCAAGACATTCTACTTACCAATGGGATATAGTTATGAGTGATGGTGATTTTTTCAAGGAAGGGGGAGGTGGACAAGGGCTATACATCTCGCCCAGTCGTGACTTGGTCATCGCGTATTTTGGAACCCGTAACTTTGATAGTGATGGTAACCTATTGATAAACAATTTGCATCAGATATCCAGGCAACTTGCAAAATCTGGATTATTTGATAAATAA
- a CDS encoding sensor histidine kinase produces MKNENNKDGYSDLSNPWRDFQQIDVGGDIYEQIFKYSIFPTIVHDMAMNIIKVNDSALQEFGFSRSELLKKSIFDLHTEDEIEHSSDVLESMKYSTWLSTETKFRRKDGSIFSAQVTPCKYILGDTPIIHVHIENITERKRAEAKMQELNTALEVEMARVEFHSKKLEIKTKELEEFAYVAAHDLKAPITNLNVLSEMINADRLSSQADIQLFSKLKNNIDQIYKTIFTLNEVINFKTTLKDKKEYLVFENVFNEVAQSITEQLNSTNTILSVDFSECTEIEYPPLHLKSVLQNLLTNAVKYKSPNKLLKIEVKTCIVNGSVCLTMKDNGLGFDVEKYGRKVFGLFKRLHTHVEGKGVGMYIVKSIVVAHGGSIEVKSKPNKGTLFTVYLNNRKDE; encoded by the coding sequence ATGAAGAATGAAAATAATAAAGATGGCTATTCGGACTTATCAAATCCATGGAGAGATTTTCAGCAGATTGATGTTGGTGGTGATATATACGAACAAATATTCAAGTACTCCATTTTCCCAACAATAGTCCATGACATGGCAATGAACATCATCAAGGTCAATGATAGTGCCCTACAAGAATTTGGCTTTTCCAGAAGCGAATTGTTGAAGAAAAGCATATTTGATTTACATACCGAAGATGAGATTGAGCATTCCTCCGATGTTTTAGAAAGTATGAAATATAGTACATGGCTGAGCACCGAGACTAAGTTTAGACGAAAGGACGGATCGATTTTTTCGGCTCAGGTTACCCCATGTAAGTATATTTTAGGAGATACACCGATAATTCATGTCCATATTGAAAACATTACTGAGCGAAAAAGAGCAGAAGCTAAGATGCAGGAACTGAATACAGCCTTAGAAGTTGAAATGGCTAGGGTGGAATTCCATTCTAAAAAACTTGAAATTAAGACGAAAGAACTTGAGGAGTTTGCCTATGTGGCCGCTCACGATCTCAAAGCACCCATTACCAACCTAAATGTTCTTTCAGAAATGATAAATGCCGACAGACTTTCAAGCCAAGCGGATATTCAATTATTCTCTAAATTAAAAAATAATATTGACCAGATCTATAAAACAATTTTCACACTTAATGAGGTAATTAATTTTAAAACTACACTTAAGGACAAGAAGGAGTATTTGGTATTCGAGAATGTATTCAACGAAGTTGCGCAAAGCATAACCGAACAGCTCAATTCCACGAATACCATCTTAAGTGTTGACTTTTCGGAATGTACTGAAATCGAATATCCACCCTTACATTTAAAAAGTGTCCTTCAAAACTTACTAACTAATGCGGTAAAATACAAAAGTCCGAATAAGTTGTTGAAAATAGAAGTAAAAACTTGTATTGTGAATGGAAGTGTTTGTCTCACAATGAAGGACAACGGACTTGGCTTTGATGTGGAAAAGTACGGAAGAAAAGTCTTTGGCCTGTTCAAGCGCTTGCATACACACGTTGAGGGAAAGGGTGTTGGAATGTATATTGTTAAATCCATAGTAGTTGCACATGGAGGAAGCATTGAGGTTAAAAGTAAGCCTAATAAAGGAACTTTGTTTACCGTTTATTTAAACAATAGAAAAGATGAATAA
- a CDS encoding response regulator, with the protein MDSKNILLIENCDLDAILIKESLMQNGALYNINLLKKRKEIVAHLEDILTPKGSDVPDLIIANEELIMHNGVNILAQIGGLANYYIPVIILSSNGPAVRPLYNKNTCCVISKPLEVSEFLNIIKEIKFNWLL; encoded by the coding sequence ATGGATTCAAAAAATATTCTGCTAATAGAAAACTGTGACCTTGACGCCATATTGATAAAGGAATCATTAATGCAGAATGGTGCATTGTATAATATAAATTTGCTGAAGAAACGTAAAGAGATTGTAGCACATCTTGAGGATATACTAACACCAAAAGGTAGTGATGTACCAGATTTGATCATTGCCAATGAGGAACTCATTATGCATAATGGTGTAAATATATTAGCACAAATTGGTGGACTTGCCAATTATTACATCCCTGTTATAATTCTTTCCTCTAATGGGCCAGCTGTACGTCCCTTATATAATAAAAACACATGCTGTGTAATTAGTAAACCACTTGAAGTTAGTGAGTTTTTGAATATAATCAAGGAAATCAAATTTAATTGGTTGTTATAA
- a CDS encoding DUF6747 family protein — MKTVLLMAKIYTEGFKNIGGLIVQNYLKVFAWFSFIMFELVLYAIVCRLATGFSFYRTKRQWPRPMSFQVFVWGQQISRL, encoded by the coding sequence ATGAAAACAGTGTTACTTATGGCAAAAATTTATACTGAAGGTTTTAAAAACATAGGTGGTTTGATAGTGCAAAACTATTTGAAGGTCTTTGCATGGTTCAGTTTCATTATGTTTGAATTGGTCCTCTACGCTATTGTATGTAGATTGGCGACAGGTTTTTCTTTTTACCGAACCAAAAGACAATGGCCTAGACCTATGTCCTTTCAAGTGTTTGTGTGGGGCCAACAGATTTCAAGACTTTAG
- a CDS encoding response regulator, which produces MKKLVILVDDDPVFKYISAKMIEKVRPGFRIKSFSQGKVALNFLRENYTDEYYYYILLDINMPVMDGWKFLEAIEDIDFIKTENVSIHIVSSSVDDSDIEKSKKYDLVQGFLHKPLSADRIKSIII; this is translated from the coding sequence ATGAAGAAATTGGTAATACTAGTCGATGACGACCCTGTATTCAAGTATATTTCAGCAAAAATGATTGAAAAGGTTAGGCCTGGTTTCAGAATAAAATCTTTTTCGCAAGGGAAAGTGGCCTTGAACTTTCTTCGAGAAAATTATACTGATGAATACTACTATTATATTCTTTTAGATATCAACATGCCCGTTATGGACGGTTGGAAATTCCTGGAAGCTATTGAGGATATAGATTTTATTAAAACTGAGAATGTTTCTATCCATATAGTTTCTTCCTCCGTGGACGACAGTGATATTGAAAAGTCTAAAAAATATGACCTTGTCCAAGGCTTTCTCCACAAACCACTTTCTGCTGACAGAATAAAATCCATCATTATCTAA
- a CDS encoding response regulator, which translates to MNNVLLVEDDETTNFISRIILKSAGFQNVEEVLNGMEACKHLEKECPDIIFLDINMPVMDGWEFLEEKKVKAPCKNTKIAILTSSIHPNDLKRAGKYPCVIAYFEKPLTEVKLEELKKKLAT; encoded by the coding sequence ATGAATAATGTATTACTCGTAGAAGATGATGAAACAACAAACTTCATTTCTAGAATAATTCTAAAAAGTGCAGGTTTCCAGAATGTGGAAGAGGTGCTGAACGGAATGGAGGCCTGCAAACACTTGGAAAAGGAATGTCCGGACATTATTTTTCTGGATATAAATATGCCCGTTATGGATGGGTGGGAATTCTTGGAGGAAAAGAAGGTGAAAGCTCCTTGCAAGAACACGAAGATTGCAATCCTTACATCATCTATACATCCTAATGACCTGAAAAGGGCAGGAAAATATCCCTGTGTTATCGCTTATTTTGAAAAGCCACTGACTGAAGTAAAGTTGGAAGAACTAAAAAAGAAATTAGCGACTTAA
- a CDS encoding LytR/AlgR family response regulator transcription factor, with protein MKLRSIIVDDSSMQRMAIARLVNNHPNLAMIAGYSNAIEAINGIKNHEVDLIFLDVEMPIINGFDLLESLDNPPQVILITGNPEYALKAFDYDVTDYLQKPITLARFDSSVKRAMAKCERAQRMSEEDVYIFVKSSLKKHKVVINDIMWIEGLGDYIKLVTNEGNIVILSTMKSFEKQLPKYKFLRIHKSYIVNLERIEKFNRKNVEVEGRQVPVSRRKKIELMEALNNI; from the coding sequence ATGAAATTAAGAAGTATCATCGTGGACGATTCGTCCATGCAGCGAATGGCCATAGCCAGATTAGTAAACAATCACCCGAACTTAGCAATGATAGCAGGGTATAGCAATGCCATTGAAGCAATAAATGGTATCAAAAACCATGAAGTCGATCTAATTTTCCTAGATGTGGAGATGCCCATCATCAATGGTTTTGATCTTCTGGAATCTTTGGACAATCCACCACAGGTAATTCTGATTACCGGTAATCCTGAGTATGCCCTTAAGGCTTTTGATTATGATGTTACCGATTACCTCCAAAAACCCATTACTTTGGCGCGTTTTGATTCCTCAGTAAAACGGGCGATGGCCAAATGTGAGAGGGCACAAAGGATGAGCGAAGAGGACGTGTACATCTTTGTGAAGAGCAGTTTAAAAAAGCATAAAGTGGTTATAAACGACATAATGTGGATCGAAGGTCTTGGCGATTATATAAAATTGGTAACGAATGAAGGCAATATCGTTATTCTTTCTACTATGAAATCTTTTGAAAAACAGTTGCCAAAATATAAATTCCTAAGGATACACAAATCCTATATCGTGAATTTGGAAAGAATTGAAAAATTCAATAGGAAAAATGTTGAAGTCGAGGGGCGACAGGTACCTGTAAGCCGAAGAAAAAAAATAGAATTGATGGAAGCGCTTAACAACATTTAA
- a CDS encoding nitrilase family protein, whose amino-acid sequence MNLSVAQFQPKDGDKEYNLSIIRKLAKMAKCNGADLISFHEMSITAYTFTKNLNLAQMNELGEEVPNGKSTQELIGISKDLDIPILAGLVEKSEGKLYNTYICVTGDGLVARYRKIHPFINPYLSAGDEYCVFDLLGWKCGILICYDNNIIENVRATSLLGAELIFAPHVTGCTPSAMPHRDYVADKYWQNREDDPVSLRMEFDGPKGRRWLMRWLPARAYDNGVYYAFTNPIGYDGEHLKNGNSMIIDPYGEILSEIKSFNDDITISKIIKEKIQLSGGWRYKNARRPELYKEIIGGNHKSDTRPIWMK is encoded by the coding sequence ATGAACTTATCTGTAGCACAATTTCAACCTAAAGACGGCGATAAAGAATACAATTTATCGATAATCCGAAAGCTTGCCAAGATGGCCAAATGCAACGGAGCGGATCTAATCAGTTTTCATGAAATGTCAATTACTGCCTACACCTTTACAAAGAATCTAAACCTAGCGCAGATGAATGAGTTAGGGGAGGAGGTTCCAAATGGAAAAAGTACCCAAGAATTAATTGGAATTTCCAAAGATTTGGATATCCCTATTTTGGCAGGTCTAGTGGAAAAATCGGAAGGAAAATTATATAATACTTATATTTGTGTTACAGGTGACGGACTAGTTGCAAGGTATCGAAAAATACATCCATTTATAAACCCATATTTATCAGCAGGAGATGAGTATTGCGTATTCGACCTACTTGGTTGGAAATGTGGCATTTTAATTTGTTATGACAACAATATAATTGAAAACGTAAGGGCAACAAGTCTTTTGGGAGCGGAACTTATTTTTGCACCGCACGTTACTGGATGTACACCATCTGCAATGCCTCATAGGGATTATGTTGCAGACAAGTATTGGCAGAATCGTGAGGATGACCCAGTGTCATTACGCATGGAATTCGATGGGCCAAAAGGTAGACGTTGGTTAATGCGGTGGCTGCCTGCAAGGGCATATGACAATGGAGTTTATTATGCCTTTACGAACCCAATTGGCTATGATGGCGAACATCTGAAAAATGGGAATTCGATGATAATTGACCCTTATGGTGAAATATTATCCGAAATAAAATCATTTAATGACGATATTACAATTTCAAAAATCATAAAAGAAAAAATTCAGCTCTCGGGAGGTTGGAGATACAAGAACGCTAGAAGACCGGAACTGTACAAGGAAATTATTGGCGGAAATCATAAATCAGACACAAGGCCAATATGGATGAAGTAG
- a CDS encoding PAS domain S-box protein, with protein sequence MKDYSMLFQCSPFSNWVYDLENGKIVEVNEAALGLFGYGREDFLGLSINEIVMDPDILQSLISNNEVEQYAQFQSVNIKTKCGALKYCKLLCQKVIFQQRNCAMVTAHAMRQLDENKYTQNGDQSSRTSDVSHLGYWKYDYVNDSLSLSDGVFAIWGRNRRDMSLTMENILNFLPKGDRELFYDNMASLFYGHKDMDFEHCILLPDGSRRWVRERGKLISNIEGEPHSFEGTVQDITLRCVEEQRLKLMESVVTHTNDAVMITDAALLEGHGPKIVYVNRAFTQMTGFKPEEIIGSTPDILRGPKTDLNALQRFQKTLADGKPSEIFVTNYRKNGSPYWIHIAASPVKDSEGTVSHYIEIQRDVTTKINAQSEKNFLAKISATFNEKKGLSSSLDRICKLVTFYGDFTFCEVWLPSIQKNSLRFSAMFGKNEAGETFYEHSRDVYEMELGDGLPGTVWKTGQSVLWGNIDRNNLFIRKKAAQRSKIKSVLGIPLKHQGNFVGVMVVGTPENEKHFKAHYPVLSKLEDCLGSEISRKRMEEDLTYLFETLPDLICLFDFKGNFLKVNKAGCNILGYGEDELVGNSFEKFIHGEDREISDGLVQKIRDGLETFEIENRYITKAGNLVWLSWHCRIVMDEGVVYATAKDITKAKKLQEVVSDASRLAKIGGWEMDMISKKLTWSKGVHQIHETDPEVYTPELERAINFYRADHREKVRNKVGLALEKGEAFDYEAAFISAKHNEKWVKAIGQAEMVNGKCVRLTGSLQDITQLKETEHRLLALSNDLPGVTFQYYLYPDGTGKMSSVSQKSQEIYNLSPAQCKENANLIWDRIKKGGDHKALLQDIQKSIETLTQWHSRWRYVLQNGKIRWHEGFGTPYRLADGTILFNSMVFDITEEVKLSHLLEETSELSQIGSWEMDLLAAPGSDVMYWSPMVQKIFEVDGSYNTTLSGGLEFLTPESRPLVEKGIEELIERGSEYDKEVLLKTGTGRGKWVRIIGKSERVNGVCTKIYGSIQDIHTMKTTQLQLKEILGSISDAFYALDKDWNFTFFNREAENLLGKKSDEVLGKSLWELFSPTLGTELETLYKRVAKEGVAESFEYLYPGNGSWYEINTYPSNGGISVYFKNINDRKKAEAALKSAYQEKNIILESIGDAFFAMKEDFTVTYWNKTAERLIGVKREDLIGKNLWEVFPDAVDLPSYTNYHKVMNTKEPITFEDYYGVWLEVNAYPSEEGISVFFRDITQKKKANEKILYKTEQLDIIAEMNTELLNFDNWFKVIDKTFGRVGECVKVDRIYYFQNSVNEKTGELETSQRLEWSNAGVDSQINNPSLQNVPFSTIQDFMQPLAQNKPFKAIVGEMRDSVTKKLLVEQDIKSILVLPIFINKEFWGFIGFDDCKIEKHWNHDEIFFLKTITTNLSAAIEASLTNKELERSYAEKNQILESIGDAFFAVDKEWIVTYWNNQAELLLGRKREDIIGKNLWEYGDEVELGFFVKYDKAMATGEKVSFEEFYPTLRKWFEVSVYPSHDGLSVYFKDITLRKETDILILQANERFEKVAKATTDAIWDWDIENGVIVRSHGFERLFGNNVKKYLNESEIWEDSFHPDDLPKIRTSLQETLLDPLKEFWSKEYRIVHEKEGIKTVIDKGAIIRNESGEAIRMVGAITDITERQEYIETIETQNKKLRSIAWTQSHVVRSPLSRILGIINLLDMAPYDSEDVPFLLKQIKVSGNELDEIIGKIVNETRSIRI encoded by the coding sequence ATGAAAGATTATAGTATGCTTTTTCAATGTAGTCCCTTCTCCAATTGGGTCTATGATTTGGAAAATGGTAAAATAGTTGAGGTCAATGAGGCAGCCTTGGGCCTATTTGGCTATGGTAGGGAAGATTTTCTTGGTCTTAGTATTAATGAAATAGTCATGGATCCAGACATTCTTCAATCCTTAATTTCAAATAATGAAGTAGAGCAATATGCCCAGTTTCAAAGTGTAAATATAAAAACCAAATGTGGGGCACTAAAATATTGTAAGTTATTGTGCCAAAAGGTGATTTTTCAACAAAGAAATTGTGCTATGGTTACGGCCCATGCCATGAGGCAATTGGATGAAAATAAGTATACCCAAAATGGAGACCAAAGTTCCAGGACTTCGGATGTTTCCCATTTGGGATATTGGAAATATGATTATGTAAACGATTCGCTCAGTCTGTCCGATGGAGTCTTTGCAATTTGGGGAAGAAATAGGAGGGATATGTCATTGACCATGGAAAATATTTTGAATTTCCTGCCCAAAGGGGACCGGGAGCTTTTTTACGATAACATGGCCTCTTTGTTTTATGGTCACAAGGACATGGATTTTGAACATTGTATCCTTCTTCCTGATGGCAGTAGAAGATGGGTAAGGGAACGTGGAAAATTAATAAGTAATATAGAAGGCGAACCTCACTCTTTTGAAGGTACCGTTCAGGATATTACTCTTAGATGTGTGGAAGAACAGCGGTTGAAATTAATGGAGAGTGTGGTAACCCACACAAATGATGCCGTGATGATAACCGATGCAGCGCTCCTGGAGGGACATGGTCCAAAAATAGTGTATGTAAACAGGGCATTTACCCAAATGACCGGATTTAAACCTGAAGAGATAATTGGCAGTACCCCTGATATCTTAAGAGGCCCTAAGACTGACCTGAATGCGCTGCAACGTTTCCAAAAGACCTTGGCGGATGGGAAACCCAGTGAAATTTTTGTCACGAATTACCGCAAAAATGGTTCACCTTACTGGATCCATATCGCAGCTTCACCAGTTAAGGATTCCGAAGGGACAGTTTCACATTATATTGAAATTCAAAGGGACGTTACCACAAAAATAAATGCCCAAAGTGAAAAGAATTTTCTGGCCAAGATCTCTGCCACCTTTAACGAAAAGAAAGGCCTTAGCAGTTCCCTGGATCGGATATGTAAATTGGTTACCTTTTACGGGGATTTCACATTTTGCGAGGTTTGGCTGCCCAGTATCCAAAAGAACAGCCTTCGTTTCTCAGCCATGTTTGGGAAGAATGAAGCCGGGGAAACATTTTATGAACACTCTAGAGATGTCTATGAAATGGAATTGGGAGACGGCCTTCCCGGCACGGTGTGGAAAACGGGCCAATCGGTACTCTGGGGCAACATTGACCGGAACAACCTTTTTATAAGAAAGAAAGCTGCGCAACGATCGAAGATCAAGTCAGTATTGGGCATTCCATTGAAACATCAGGGCAATTTTGTTGGTGTTATGGTCGTAGGTACACCTGAAAATGAAAAACACTTCAAGGCCCATTATCCAGTACTTTCCAAATTGGAGGATTGTTTGGGGTCGGAAATAAGCCGCAAGCGTATGGAGGAGGATCTGACGTACCTGTTCGAAACCCTGCCAGACCTTATTTGCCTGTTTGATTTTAAGGGGAATTTTCTTAAAGTGAACAAGGCCGGGTGCAACATATTGGGCTATGGCGAAGATGAGCTCGTGGGGAATTCCTTCGAAAAGTTCATCCATGGGGAGGACAGGGAAATCTCGGATGGACTCGTCCAAAAAATAAGGGACGGGCTGGAAACCTTTGAAATTGAAAATCGTTACATCACCAAGGCTGGAAACCTGGTATGGCTAAGCTGGCACTGCAGGATAGTGATGGATGAAGGAGTGGTTTACGCTACCGCCAAAGATATAACGAAGGCCAAAAAATTACAGGAAGTGGTTTCCGATGCCTCACGATTGGCAAAAATAGGCGGTTGGGAGATGGATATGATCAGTAAAAAGTTGACATGGTCCAAAGGGGTGCACCAAATCCATGAGACTGACCCAGAGGTATATACGCCAGAATTGGAGCGCGCCATCAATTTTTATAGGGCCGATCATAGGGAAAAGGTCAGAAATAAGGTTGGTTTGGCCTTGGAAAAAGGAGAGGCTTTTGATTATGAAGCAGCCTTTATCTCCGCCAAGCATAACGAAAAATGGGTCAAAGCCATTGGGCAGGCCGAAATGGTCAATGGAAAATGTGTCCGGCTCACAGGAAGCCTTCAGGATATTACCCAACTCAAAGAAACCGAGCATCGACTTTTGGCTCTCTCCAACGACCTTCCCGGTGTTACCTTCCAATATTACCTATATCCAGATGGGACGGGAAAAATGAGTTCCGTTAGCCAAAAATCCCAAGAAATATACAATCTTAGCCCTGCCCAGTGCAAGGAAAACGCTAATCTCATTTGGGATCGGATAAAAAAAGGAGGGGATCATAAGGCATTGTTGCAGGACATCCAAAAATCTATTGAAACCCTTACACAATGGCATAGCCGATGGCGGTACGTGCTGCAGAATGGAAAGATCCGTTGGCATGAGGGCTTTGGTACACCCTATAGATTGGCCGATGGCACCATTCTCTTCAACTCCATGGTCTTTGACATCACGGAGGAGGTGAAGTTGTCCCATCTCCTGGAAGAAACCTCGGAACTCTCCCAAATTGGCAGTTGGGAAATGGACTTGCTTGCAGCACCAGGTAGCGATGTCATGTATTGGTCGCCCATGGTCCAAAAAATATTTGAAGTGGACGGGAGTTACAATACCACCTTGAGTGGAGGTCTGGAATTTTTAACTCCTGAAAGCAGGCCCTTAGTGGAAAAAGGGATCGAGGAACTCATTGAGAGGGGATCGGAATATGACAAAGAAGTGCTTTTAAAAACCGGTACGGGAAGAGGAAAATGGGTACGGATCATTGGGAAAAGTGAACGTGTGAATGGAGTGTGCACCAAAATATATGGAAGTATTCAGGATATCCATACCATGAAAACCACCCAGTTGCAGCTCAAGGAAATCCTGGGCAGTATATCGGATGCTTTCTATGCATTGGACAAGGACTGGAACTTTACCTTTTTTAACAGGGAGGCTGAAAATTTACTGGGGAAGAAAAGTGATGAGGTACTGGGGAAAAGCCTATGGGAGCTGTTTTCCCCAACCTTGGGCACTGAACTTGAAACCTTATATAAAAGGGTCGCCAAGGAGGGTGTGGCAGAGAGCTTTGAATATCTTTATCCAGGAAATGGATCTTGGTACGAGATCAACACATATCCCTCCAATGGTGGGATTTCGGTTTATTTTAAAAACATAAATGATAGGAAAAAGGCCGAGGCAGCACTGAAATCGGCCTATCAGGAAAAGAATATTATCCTGGAAAGTATAGGGGATGCTTTCTTTGCAATGAAGGAGGACTTCACGGTGACCTATTGGAATAAAACGGCTGAGCGACTGATCGGGGTGAAAAGGGAAGACTTGATCGGTAAAAACCTTTGGGAGGTGTTCCCCGATGCGGTTGACCTGCCTTCCTACACCAATTATCACAAAGTTATGAATACCAAAGAGCCCATAACTTTTGAAGACTATTATGGAGTATGGCTTGAAGTCAACGCATATCCATCGGAAGAAGGCATAAGTGTATTCTTTAGGGACATAACCCAAAAAAAGAAAGCTAATGAGAAAATCCTGTACAAGACCGAGCAGTTGGACATTATTGCCGAAATGAACACAGAACTGCTCAATTTTGATAACTGGTTCAAGGTAATCGACAAAACATTTGGCAGGGTCGGGGAGTGTGTTAAAGTAGACCGAATATACTATTTCCAAAATTCGGTCAATGAAAAAACCGGCGAACTGGAAACCAGCCAGCGCCTGGAGTGGAGCAATGCAGGCGTGGATTCCCAGATAAATAATCCCTCTCTTCAAAATGTTCCGTTTAGTACTATTCAAGATTTTATGCAGCCTCTAGCTCAAAATAAGCCATTTAAGGCAATAGTAGGAGAAATGCGAGATAGTGTGACCAAAAAGCTGCTTGTAGAACAGGACATCAAATCCATTTTGGTCCTTCCTATTTTTATCAACAAGGAATTTTGGGGCTTCATTGGTTTTGACGACTGCAAAATCGAAAAACACTGGAACCATGATGAAATTTTCTTCTTAAAGACTATTACGACCAACCTTTCCGCTGCAATAGAAGCCTCCTTGACGAACAAAGAGCTGGAGCGCTCATATGCCGAAAAGAACCAGATCTTGGAAAGCATCGGAGATGCCTTTTTTGCGGTTGACAAGGAGTGGATAGTCACTTATTGGAACAATCAGGCAGAACTTTTACTGGGAAGAAAAAGAGAGGACATCATCGGTAAAAATCTTTGGGAGTATGGTGATGAAGTTGAACTAGGTTTTTTTGTCAAATACGATAAGGCAATGGCAACAGGGGAGAAGGTAAGCTTTGAAGAATTTTATCCTACCTTGCGAAAATGGTTCGAGGTATCGGTCTATCCGAGCCACGATGGACTTTCCGTCTATTTTAAGGACATTACCTTGCGTAAGGAGACCGATATTTTGATTCTACAGGCCAACGAGCGTTTTGAAAAAGTGGCCAAAGCAACTACCGATGCCATATGGGACTGGGACATAGAAAATGGGGTCATTGTTCGAAGCCATGGATTTGAAAGGCTATTTGGGAACAACGTAAAAAAGTATTTGAATGAAAGTGAAATCTGGGAAGACAGTTTTCATCCGGACGACCTGCCAAAAATACGTACCAGCCTCCAAGAGACTTTACTTGATCCTTTAAAGGAATTTTGGAGTAAGGAATATAGGATCGTCCATGAAAAAGAAGGGATCAAAACCGTGATAGACAAAGGCGCCATCATCAGGAATGAATCCGGGGAGGCCATCCGTATGGTGGGAGCTATAACGGACATAACCGAGAGGCAAGAGTATATAGAGACCATCGAAACCCAAAATAAAAAATTAAGGAGTATCGCTTGGACACAATCACACGTGGTAAGGTCTCCATTGTCACGCATTTTGGGAATAATTAACCTTTTGGACATGGCACCCTATGATTCCGAGGACGTACCTTTTTTGCTTAAACAGATTAAAGTATCAGGTAACGAGCTGGACGAAATCATCGGAAAAATTGTAAACGAAACACGTTCAATTAGAATTTAA